GAAACCTATAACATTCTGAAAAAGAAAGAAGCCGTTGGCCGTCGCCTCGACTTTATGATGCAGGAATTTAACCGCGAGTCGAACACGCTGGCCTCCAAGTCGATCAATGCTGAGGTCACGAATTCGGCTATCGAGCTGAAAGTCCTGATCGAGCAGATGCGAGAGCAGATTCAGAATATAGAGTAAATATTTAAGAGCTATCACAAAGACGCACAAAACCAGCAAAGCCCGCACTTAGACGGGCTTTTTTGTTATCATGGGCTATCATAAAGACGCAACAAAGCGCATAGTTAAGGTGTACCCAAAGGTGTACCCAATGAGTTTTGTGTACATCACTTTGGGTACACCCCTTATTCAAAGTTTGGATATTCGCTAAATGCCAAAACTAACAGACATGCAGATCCGCGCATGGATAAAGGCCGGAGAGCGTTTCGAAGGACGCGCAGACGGTGGCGGCCTATACCTCAGATACAGGCAGGTAGACCAATCCCCAAGCTGGCGATTCCGCTATAAGTTCGCTGGCAAGCAACGGGCTATGGTTATTGGCTCCTATGCAGAGCTATCGCTATCAAAGGCCAGAGACACAGCCAAAGAATTAGCCGCACGTGTTGCGCTTGGTTATGACGTGGCCGGAGAGAAGCAGGAACGGAAAGCAGAAGCGTTGTCGAAAATGGAAGCAGAAAAAAACGCTATGCGTGTTTCACAGCTTGCCGCTGAATACTTTGAACGCCAGATCCTGCCCCGCTGGAAACACCCGGACATACTCCGTAGACGAATCGACAAGGATATAAACCCCTGTATTGGCAACATGAAGGTAGAGGATGTAAAGCCCCGCCATATCGACGATATGCTAAAAGCGATTGTTGACCGTGGAGCGCCTACCATAGCAACGGATGTTCTACGCTGGACGCGCCGCATATTCGATTACGGTATCAAACGGCACGCTCTGGAGATTAACCCCTGCTCAGCGTTTGAGGTTTCCGACGCTGGAGGGAAAGAGGTTGCCCGTGATAGATGGTTGAGCCGCGACGAACTTATAAAACTATTTCAGGCCATGCGCACCGCCAAAGGGTTCAGCCGCCAGAACGAGCTTACATTCAAGCTACTGTTAGCCTTGTGCGTTCGAAAAATGGAATTGTGCGCCGCTCGCTGGGAAGAGTTCGACCTTGATAAGGGTATATGGCATCTGCCGGAAGAACGCAGCAAAAACGGGGACGCGATAGACATACCCTTGCCACGCCCTGCCATTGAGTGGTTGAGAGAGCTACATACATTCTCATGCAATAGCGCCTGGGTATTGCCAGCCAGAAAGATGCAAAACAGGATGATTCCCCATATTCAGGAAAGCACCCTACCCGTTGCGCTGGCAAAGGTTAGGGCAGAAATGCCAGAGGTGAGCAACTTCACTATTCACGACTTCCGGCGTACAGCCCGCAGCCACTTAGCGGCGCTTGGTGTTGATCCGGTAGTAGCTGAAAGGTGCCTTAACCACAAAATAAAAGGAGTGGAAGGGATTTATAACCGGCACCAGTATTTTGATGAACGCAGGGCAGCACTTGAACAGTGGGCTAATCTGCTGGTGGCACTAGACGCCGGGGAACAGTACAACGTGACACCCATCAAATTGGCTAAATAACCGAATAGCTTGAGTCTAGCTCGACGTAGCGAAAAGCCTTACCGCCTGACTCAATCACTCCTTAAGGCTGCGTTAAAAGGTGACGTGATGATTGACCCAAAAAACACTGTATGTGAGCGTAAAAATATCTGGCAAGATGCAGGTATTGCTCCTTTGGACTACTGCACTATCGAGCGGGCGTCAAAGTTATTGAACTGTGAAATAAGTGATATTTGGCACTGGAGGAGTAGATACTATATAGATTTTTATGCAAATGCTGACTTTTCTGATTTTGTCGAAGCAAGATCAACAATCCAATTCAAAAAGAATGCTGACGCTATAATTGATTTATTACTTTCGTGCCCTGAAGAAGTGCCATTTGTTTTCCCTTTCCTTGCACCCGTTGGCGACGTTAAGGTAACGCCATCTATTAGCGGAGCTTTAGGGCTTTTTCAAGCCAGCAAGCCATTTGATGCTAGTCAAAATGATCAACTATTTGAAAGAACAGACGATAACAGTCTGGTAGCAAATAGCTCCATTGCTAGTGGCTTGCTTAGAGTTTCCGGGGTTATGAGGCACACTCAGCACCCTAGGGAGGCTGGTGAGCATTATATAAAACTCAATGGAAGGTTTGATTGCGAGCTGTATAAATTTGAAATGCAGAGCAAATCTATTTACCTTAGCTCGCTTGCTGACAGCAATATTTATTTAATCAAATCGGACTTGGAATATCTTTACGAATCCATGCTTGCTGGAGATTTCGATTCTGTAGAGAGTGCCAAAAGATCTGATAGAGCAACTACCCAAGTCTTTATGCAAGGAATCAAAGACATTAACCATAGCGCTGAGCGCCATGCATCAAATAGAGAAAAATTGTTTAAATCTGCAATTTACCTTCTTTCTAAATATCCAGATGAATGCCGAGGGAAGTTTAAAGAAATAAGCCCGGAGAAGTGGCGTGATTGCATTCAAAAACATAAAAGCGAGATACCACCATTAACCATCACGAACGAGGATGTAATCCTAAAGCACCTAAGAACTGCCGTTAATGCAAAGGGATAGAGTGCCTCAACTATACAGGTACAGTTAAACTACAATACCTTATCAGCCTTACAATGAGTCGCTAACCTCATACCCGTAACGAAGCAACAGCCACTAATAAGAGGTTACGGGAAGCATGAACACAGAAACAATACCCGCCAAAGGTTACATCAGACGCTTTCGCCTAGCTGAATTGCTGGGCGTTAGCGTTTCCACTATTGACCGAAAAGTACGCAACGGCTCACTGCCGCGCCCGGTAAAGTTGGGCGAGAAGATCACTGCTTTTGATGCGGTAGAGATTCATAGCTGGCTGGCAGAACGTCGCGGGAAGGTGGCTTAATGGAAAAGAAAAACCGCCCATTACAGGCGGCCAATTCAGATACTCGCACGTCTGATATTACGCCGACCACCAGCACCGTTCAACCATTCAGGCGCACACCGAAGAAGCACCGCGCCCGCGTCTACATGCTCCGCACTGGCGTTGAGGGATGGACTGAAAATGACATTCTGCGCTATTGCCGCCTTTCGTCTGGACGCAACTATGCGAGCGAGCTTGAGCGCAGCCTCGATATCCACCTGGAACGCATCGAAGAAAAGAACCCGGACGGCATCGGCGCACACCTCCGCTATCGCTTCATGAGCCGTGGCGATGTGCTCCGCGTTATCCAGTTGGTTAACCGCAACGCTGCCGCTGCTGGCTATCAGGGGCTTTCCCAGCCTGAAATTGCCGACATTCTCAACCTTTACCCGGACAACCTTACCGCCGCTTAACGGAGCCTGAAATATGAATATCGAAAAAAGCCGATTCAATTCGGAGGCCGCCCCTCAACCTGCAGCCAGCCAGGGCGCAAATATCAATAACGACTTTGCCGCTATCGTTCCCGTTATTTCCGGTCAGATTGGCGGGCGTGAAACCAATATTGCGAGTGCGAGGGCATTACATACAGCGCTGGGTGTTGGGCGTGACTTTACGAACTGGATTAAAGGCCGCATTGACCAATACGGGTTTATTGCCGGAACCGATTTTATCCGTGTTGAAAATTTGAGCACGCCAAAACGGGCGAGCACAAAAACTCGCCAACAGGTTGAACATGACTATCTGCTTTCCCTGAATATGGCTAAAGAACTGGCGATGGTTGAGCGCAACGAGCAAGGCCGCGCCGTTCGCCGGTACTTCATCCAATGCGAAGAAGCACTACAGCGCAGTGTGCCGGAGATTGCCGCACAGTACCGCCGCCAGCTTAAAGCCCGCATCAGTGCGGCGAACAACTTTAAGCCAATGTGCGAAGCACTCGACGCCGCCCGAGCAGAGCAAGGCAAACAGACCCAGCAGCGCCACTACAGCAACGAGAGCAACATGATTGCCCGTATCGTGCTGGGCGGGCTGACTTCCAAACAGTGGGCGCAGACTAACGGCATTGTGGGCGAGCCGCGCGACAGCATGAACGCCGGGCAACTGGAACACCTCGCCTATCTGGAAAGCACCAATATCACGCTCATTGATATGGGTATGGCCTACGACCAGCGCAAAGCTGAACTAACCCGCCTTTCTCAGCGCTGGCTGGCTAAGCGTCTGGAGGTTCACTAATGGCTAAGCCCACCAGCACACCGCGCCCGCAGCAGCGCTATATGGACGCACACGGCGCATTGGTTACGGTTGAGAGCGTTACGTGCAATCGAGTGACGTTCTACCGCGATGGGTATCACTCACCATGTGTACAGCAGCTGGAGCGTTTTACTAGGGAGTTCCAGGAGGTGTCGCAATGATGGCAGCCGTCCAGGGGAAAGGATTCCCACGAGCCGGAAACTGCGTAACTACCGGGATCGCGGTAGTTACCTACAAGACTTTCGTAGGTCAGATCTTCGGATCATCCTTCACTTTTTTGCGCTGCTCAGCTTTTAGCTTACGCCCGCAGGCGTCGAGCACCCATGCGGAGAAGTTAGCATTAGGATTTTCTTTCTTTTCATTCTCTATGCTGCTGTCTATTGACTCGACCATGTCATACGGGAATCGAATGCCTTTGTACGCAGACTTATTGTTTCTGTGTCCTGTTGCCATTGTGAAATCTCATATTTGGTGTTTTAACACCATCGAGCATACAGGAGGGTTTAAAAAACCGAAAGTGTTTAAACACAAAGCACTTGACTCAACCTCAGACATCACCCTAAAGTGTTTAAACACCTCATCCACAGGTAAGGCACAGGAAGTACATAAAGCGGCAAAGCCCGGAGGTGCGCTAACACCAACCGGGCTTCTAACCACCACCGTTACCAACGATAACGAGGCAGCTATGAAAGAGCATATCACACACCCGCAAGGGCGGCAGTCCTACACCTGGCGTTTTCTGGCGCTAAGCGCCATCGGGCGCAACGTCATTCACATCACCGCCACCACTGAACGCGAAGCCCGCGAGCAATCCCCGGCTGGCTGCGTGATGGTATTCGCTGGCCGAATCCGTCAGGAGGTGCGCCATGCGTAACCACTTCACCGTGAAAGGCTATGCCGTCAATAAGCGCGGCCTGACCGTAGGCATTGCTTACCAGTTTATTTCCTCCAGTGTCGCCGCAGCCACCGCCCACGCGATGCTGCTCGCCCAGAATGCCGGGCTGACGCACGTCCGCCTCTCACGCATTCAGGAGGTGGTTGCATGAAGACTATGCAACTTATCGAATCACAATGCCGGATAAGACAGGCTGAGCGAATCCTTAGCCTCTGGATGGAAGCCGATGGAGAAGACGAAAAGACCAGCGACATGATCGGGGCTGTAATGTCTCTTCTTGAAGGTGTTCACGACTCTATAGAGCACTTCCGAGTAACCGGGGGTACGTCACAATGAGCCGGAAAACGCTTTTAACCGAACTGACTTATTTCAAAACAGCCGAGCGCCGGGTAGGTCAAATTGAAGCGCTGTTAATCGCCATAGAACACGCCGTAGAGGTGATGGATGAAACCAGTCTGGAACTGGCGATATCTGGCGTTCGCTCGTTAAACAGCACCCTTTATTCTGAATTTGAGCACATGAAAAAGTACGAGACCCAGCAGCAATGCGGGGCTACCAGCGCAGGAGCTACAGCATGAAAGGCGTTATCAAAAAACAGCATGAGCTGGTGGCGATGGAGGCGCTGATGAAAATCACCGCTTTGCTTAATGCTGCTCAGCTCCTCACAGCAAATGAGGATGAAAGTCAGGCAGCTCTGGAGCTTATTGGTCTTGCTGAGGATGTCGCTCACCGCGCTATGGAGGGGAAACCATGAAAAATGAAATTGCCTTAGTAGCAAATAACTCCCGGCTACCCGTGATTCACGGCACCACCATTAAACTATGCGGCTCCACTGAAATTAATGATGTTGCCACAGCTGCGAGGTATGCGGCCGAGCTGCTGGAGCTGTGGGGGAAATACCTCAACAAACCATTGCGTAAAGCTGATAAGGACGCAGGAGCCAGATTCGGAACGCTTATCTTTGAGCTTTACTGCGCAACCCAGCGAGCAGAGGACATGCTCGATTCACTTCTGCGTGAAAAACAGGAGGGTAAATGAGCAATCTTCTTAAATTCCCTGCAAAGCCGGAGCAATCCGGCCTTTCCCACCCGGAAGCCACGCCAGACGGCATCAACTTTATGCGCCGGGACGATAACGGCATTTATCAGCACCAGAAACTTATTGGTTACCGGGCGGTAATCCGTCAGTTAGATGGTGGGAATTATGACCGGGATCTGCCCGAAGGAATGCGCGCGTTAGCTGCGATATGGGAGGCAGAAAGCAAGGGCTACTACATACCTACAGACGAGCAGAGGGCAACCGTATGGCGCTGGCTGGTTGCCTGCTTGTTCATCATGGAGCAGCAGGATAAAAACGGCACAGCAGACGTGACAAATGAGGAAGGCAGCAAAGGCAGGGCGACGATATATACCGGGGAGCATGGCAGCATATCCGTTTACCCGGCCACTGAGCGTTTCTCGCTGGCGAGCCACGTCGAAGGGCTGGCGCTTGAGAAATACGGCGCAGATATTGGCTTATTTCTGGCCGTGCAAATGTACCAAGGCATGACTGAGGTCACGCCGGGAGAAGGTATGAAGCTGTCTCAGATGGGGCGTGAAGGGCTGGAAATGCTCCACGATGGATTTATCGAGATGCTGAACACCGAAGGGCTGCCAGCAGCACCAACCGAACACTGAGGGGCAATATGATTACTAAAAACTTCCGTCTCAGTGCGCTGGCGAATCGGTACGCCGCAAACCTGTATGACAATGTAAGACAGTCCAGCGGCGGTGACTCCTTTATGCTGGATGCGGGCGGGGAGCCTGTCCTAGTTCAGATCCTAGACGGCGTTAAGGGTATGCGCGATTTAATAGACGGCTATTTACTGGAGGCACTGAAACTAAGTTACCCACAGTGGGAGAAAATCGGGGTTGCGCTGCTGGAAAAGTGCGTTGATAGCACCGGGATTACCCCTTACGGCCTGAGTATTTGGGACAGTATGAAAGGTGACATGGGCGCAACAGTTGCCCGCAGCGGAGGGCATGACAATGCGTAGTATCGAGCTTATCCGGGAAGTGACTCACGCCGCAGCGGGTAACTGGCCTGTTGTTCTGGCTGGCCTGAATATTGATGTGCCGGACTCCCCGCGAAAACATGCCGCCTGCCCCGCGTGTGGCGGTAAAGATCGCTTTCGTTTCGATGATAACGGGCGCGGTAGTTTTATCTGCAACCAGTGCGGCGCAGGTGACGGGTTAGACCTGATACAGAAGGTTAGCCGTTGTGCTGCGACAGAAGCGGCGAGAATGGCCGCTGATGTGCTGGGTATTGATTACCGGGCAACCGAATCAGACCCGGAGGCGGCCAGCCAGAGGCAATCCCAACTGGACACCCAGCGGCAGCATCACGAGCAGGAGCGCCAGCAGCTGGCGACAGAGAACGCAGCGCAGCGCCGGGCTACGTTTGCACGTCTGTTTGATGAAATGTGCCAGAAGTCCGCTCAGGGCGAATCTGAGTACCTGATTAGTAAAGGGTTGGACGGCCTCGCCTTGCCCATTCTTCCCGATGGCTCGCTGTTGCTGCCGCTGGTGGACGAATCCGGCAACGTTGCCGCAGCGCAGACCATTACCCCGCAGGGAGAAAAGCGCCTCCTGACGGGTTCAGCGAAGCGCGGGGCTTATCACGCTGTAAACGCGCCAGAAGCGCCGCAGTGCGTCTTAATTGCCGAAGGGCTGGCTACCGCCCTGACAACGCACAGGATGCGCCCTGATGCGCTTACAGTGGCAGCAATCGACGCTGGCAACCTGCTTCCCGTTGCCGAAGTCATGCGCCGCAAACACCCAAAGGCAGAAATCATCCTTTGCGCAGACAACGACCATCACGACGACCAGCCAAATACCGGGAAACTGGCCGCAGAGAAAGCCGCCGCAGTCGTGGCGGGCTGGGTCGCAATGCCGCCCGGGGAGCATAAAGTCGACTGGAACGACTACCACCAGCATAACGGGCTGGAAACTGCTACAGCGGCGTTCAAAGATTCGATGTACCAGCCGCAGGGTGACGCCGTGAAAGCACAGCCACATGCCATTGAGGACGGCAGGATTACGGCAAGGGATAGTGACCCGCTAAAGCCGCGTGTTGAAAGCCGCAAAGAGGGTATTTTCTGGGTGACGCCAAAGCTGGATAAAGACAACGGCGAGGTTATCAACAACGAAAGCTGGCTGTCTTCCCCGCTGGAAGTTATCGGCACCGGGCGGGACGACAAAGACCAGTATCTTGTGCTCCGCTGGCTGGCCTTTGGTTCAAACTTACCCACCACCGCAGCCGTGCCGCTGGCTGATATCGGTGAGCGCGAGGGCTGGCGAACCCTGAAAGCCGGAGGGATCAACGTCACCACCAAAAGCAGCTTACGGGCAATCCTCGCTGACTGGCTACAGCGCAGTGGCTCACGACAGATATGGCGCGTTGCTCATGCCACAGGCTGGCAGTGCGGGGCGTATATCATGCCAGACGGGGAAATCATCGGGGAGCCAGAGCACCCGGTACTGTTCAGCGGGCGCAGTTCAGCGGCCAGCGGGTACACACAGAAAGGCACAGTCGAAAGCTGGCGCGGTAGCGTGGCGCGTCTGGCAGACGGTAACTATTCGATGATGGCAGCAGTCGGGGCAGCGCTTGCCGCTCCATTGCTTGGATTGTGTGGCGCTGACGGGTTCGGACTCCACTTCTACGAGCAAAGCAGCGCGGGCAAGACGACCACAGCAAACGTGGCCGCCAGTCTGTACGGAAACCCTGATTTACTCCGTCTCACCTGGTACGGTACGGCGCTGGGGCTGGCAAACGAAGCCGCCGCCCACAATGACGGGCTGATGCCACTGGATGAAGTCGGCCAGGGGGCTGACCCGGTAAGCGTCTCACAGGCCGCCTACGCGCTTTTCAATGGTGTGGGTAAGCTGCAGGGAGCAAAGGAGGGAGGGAACCGGGATCTAAAGCGCTGGCGTACCGTTGCTATCAGTACCGGAGAAATGGATCTGGAGACGTTTATCGCCACTGCCGGGAGAAAGACAAAGGCCGGGCAACTGGTGCGCCTGCTCAATATCCCCATGAGCAAGGCAATCCGCTTCCACGACCACCAGAACGGCAAGCAACACGCCGACGCCCTGAAAGATGCCTGGCAGCACAACCACGGCACAGCCGGGCGCGAATGGGTGAAATGGCTGTCAGGCCACCAGCAGCAAGCCATCGATACCGTTCGGGATTGTGAATCACGCTGGCGTAGCCTGATACCTGCCGATTATGGTGAGCAGGTTCACCGTGTTGGCGCACGTTTCGCCATTCTGGAGGCTGCTTTACTGCTGGGTTGCGTTGTCACCGGATGGGATGCGCAAAGCTGCCGGGATGCCGTACAGTACACCTACAACGCATGGCTGCGTGAGTTCGGCACCGGGAACCGGGAGCACATGCAGATTGTCGAGCAGACAGAGGCTTTTCTAAATGCTTTCGGCCTGAGCCGGTTCGCACCGTTCCCGTACAGCCCCGGCGATTTGCCTATCCGTGATTTGGCGGGGTACAGACACAGGGGAAGCCATGAACGTGATCCGGTTACCTTCTACACCTTCCCGGCTACATTTGAGCGGGAGATAGCCAAAGGATTTAACGCCAAGCAGTTTGCCGAGGTGCTGAAAAAAGCCGGGATGCTGACCCCGCCCACCAGCGGGCGAGGATATCAGCGTAAATCACCGCGCATCGAGGGGCGGCAGATTAACGTCTATGTGCTCAACTACCTGCCGGAGGACGACGACCAGCCAGAAGAATAATTTTCTTCATGTGCGTAGAAAAGGTGTTGGTTCAGTTGGTTCAGTTGGTTCAATTTGTAAAGAGCACTGTTTTATAAGGGTTTTGTTTTTGATTTTGAACCAACACTGAACCAACAAATGCATGTTTTGAACCAACACGATTAGTTGGAATCTGTCGTTCTGGCTGGCCGTGGTGTTTTTATGCGCACTTGTGCCAGCCTGATACGCTGATAGGATTGCTTAGAACTTTTACCGTTGGGGATAGGGATATGAAAAAAATAGTTGTAGCTTTCGCTTTAACTTGTTCAATTTTAGGCGCGTCAGGATGTGCTCCAAAAGCGCCGACACAAGTCGAGGTATCAAATGCTAATTACGGCTCTCTTCCAGAAGATTACCAGCAGCAAATAAAGAGCTATATGTATTCTTCACTCAAAGACCCTGAATCAGCACGCTATACATTCGATCAACCATTTAAAGGGTACTCACAAGACGGTTCCCTATCACAGACTAGCGGAGGTGTAATTTATGGGTATGTTGCTGGCGTCCAGGTAAACGCGAAAAACAGCTATGGCGGTTATACAGGGAACCAACGTTACGTGTTTATCTTCTCGAATGGGGTCATGTACGACACAACAATGAATTATCAGTTTGGGCGAGTAAAAAGAGTTCCTTAAATTCCAACTTACACCAGTAAACCCGCAATGCGGGTTTTTTTTGCCTCCTAACCCTTCACTTTTAGCAACATAACCAATGTTTGTTGCAAATATTGAAATAAACTACAATATGTATAAATAACCAGTAGGAGTGCGTCATGGCCTATAACCCAAACTTTAAGCCGGTTTTGCTCACTGCCGAGCAGATGGAAGCAATCAAGCGTTTGCAGGAGCAGGAGCGGGAAAAATCAGTGTTGAAAGTAGCGCCAACAATTAGCGCAATTACTCGTGGGCTGGTGGATAAAGCCCTAAAGCAACTGGAGGCATGAGATGGAGCAGCTACAGCGACTGGCAAGCACT
This region of Cedecea lapagei genomic DNA includes:
- a CDS encoding tyrosine-type recombinase/integrase — protein: MPKLTDMQIRAWIKAGERFEGRADGGGLYLRYRQVDQSPSWRFRYKFAGKQRAMVIGSYAELSLSKARDTAKELAARVALGYDVAGEKQERKAEALSKMEAEKNAMRVSQLAAEYFERQILPRWKHPDILRRRIDKDINPCIGNMKVEDVKPRHIDDMLKAIVDRGAPTIATDVLRWTRRIFDYGIKRHALEINPCSAFEVSDAGGKEVARDRWLSRDELIKLFQAMRTAKGFSRQNELTFKLLLALCVRKMELCAARWEEFDLDKGIWHLPEERSKNGDAIDIPLPRPAIEWLRELHTFSCNSAWVLPARKMQNRMIPHIQESTLPVALAKVRAEMPEVSNFTIHDFRRTARSHLAALGVDPVVAERCLNHKIKGVEGIYNRHQYFDERRAALEQWANLLVALDAGEQYNVTPIKLAK
- a CDS encoding helix-turn-helix transcriptional regulator — translated: MNTETIPAKGYIRRFRLAELLGVSVSTIDRKVRNGSLPRPVKLGEKITAFDAVEIHSWLAERRGKVA
- a CDS encoding antA/AntB antirepressor family protein gives rise to the protein MNIEKSRFNSEAAPQPAASQGANINNDFAAIVPVISGQIGGRETNIASARALHTALGVGRDFTNWIKGRIDQYGFIAGTDFIRVENLSTPKRASTKTRQQVEHDYLLSLNMAKELAMVERNEQGRAVRRYFIQCEEALQRSVPEIAAQYRRQLKARISAANNFKPMCEALDAARAEQGKQTQQRHYSNESNMIARIVLGGLTSKQWAQTNGIVGEPRDSMNAGQLEHLAYLESTNITLIDMGMAYDQRKAELTRLSQRWLAKRLEVH
- a CDS encoding DUF4222 domain-containing protein produces the protein MDAHGALVTVESVTCNRVTFYRDGYHSPCVQQLERFTREFQEVSQ
- a CDS encoding YlcI/YnfO family protein, with the protein product MATGHRNNKSAYKGIRFPYDMVESIDSSIENEKKENPNANFSAWVLDACGRKLKAEQRKKVKDDPKI
- a CDS encoding host cell division inhibitor Icd-like protein — translated: MKEHITHPQGRQSYTWRFLALSAIGRNVIHITATTEREAREQSPAGCVMVFAGRIRQEVRHA
- a CDS encoding TOPRIM and DUF927 domain-containing protein, with translation MRSIELIREVTHAAAGNWPVVLAGLNIDVPDSPRKHAACPACGGKDRFRFDDNGRGSFICNQCGAGDGLDLIQKVSRCAATEAARMAADVLGIDYRATESDPEAASQRQSQLDTQRQHHEQERQQLATENAAQRRATFARLFDEMCQKSAQGESEYLISKGLDGLALPILPDGSLLLPLVDESGNVAAAQTITPQGEKRLLTGSAKRGAYHAVNAPEAPQCVLIAEGLATALTTHRMRPDALTVAAIDAGNLLPVAEVMRRKHPKAEIILCADNDHHDDQPNTGKLAAEKAAAVVAGWVAMPPGEHKVDWNDYHQHNGLETATAAFKDSMYQPQGDAVKAQPHAIEDGRITARDSDPLKPRVESRKEGIFWVTPKLDKDNGEVINNESWLSSPLEVIGTGRDDKDQYLVLRWLAFGSNLPTTAAVPLADIGEREGWRTLKAGGINVTTKSSLRAILADWLQRSGSRQIWRVAHATGWQCGAYIMPDGEIIGEPEHPVLFSGRSSAASGYTQKGTVESWRGSVARLADGNYSMMAAVGAALAAPLLGLCGADGFGLHFYEQSSAGKTTTANVAASLYGNPDLLRLTWYGTALGLANEAAAHNDGLMPLDEVGQGADPVSVSQAAYALFNGVGKLQGAKEGGNRDLKRWRTVAISTGEMDLETFIATAGRKTKAGQLVRLLNIPMSKAIRFHDHQNGKQHADALKDAWQHNHGTAGREWVKWLSGHQQQAIDTVRDCESRWRSLIPADYGEQVHRVGARFAILEAALLLGCVVTGWDAQSCRDAVQYTYNAWLREFGTGNREHMQIVEQTEAFLNAFGLSRFAPFPYSPGDLPIRDLAGYRHRGSHERDPVTFYTFPATFEREIAKGFNAKQFAEVLKKAGMLTPPTSGRGYQRKSPRIEGRQINVYVLNYLPEDDDQPEE